From the genome of Impatiens glandulifera chromosome 9, dImpGla2.1, whole genome shotgun sequence, one region includes:
- the LOC124914879 gene encoding uncharacterized protein LOC124914879 isoform X1, whose translation MSAAAAAISVPTPTRSYSSNYSAGRRRCSTINNICFYRHGSPLLNCRSSSSSESPIRYTFFSNKPHRRRTSSAAAWNSPVRPLSVVMEWQDCTVKMEIDVPISVAYSCYSDREAIPKWMPFISSVEILKDKPELSKWSLKYNAFGQDIEFSWLARNMQPTLNQKIHWRSMEGLPNRGAVRFFPKGPSSCVVELTVSYEVPQLLAPVASALQPFLKSLLERGLERFARFAMTYKPG comes from the exons ATGTctgcggcggcggcggcgatctCTGTTCCGACTCCAACAAGATCATACAGCAGCAATTACTCGGCGGGAAGAAGACGATGCAGCACCATAAACAACATTTGCTTCTACCGCCATGGATCTCCTCTTCTCAATTGCAGAAGCTCATCCTCCTCCGAATCGCCCATTCGCTACACTTTTTTCTCCAATAAACCTCATCGGAGACGAACTTCCTCCGCCGCCGCATGGAATTCGCCGGTCAGACCTCTCTCTGTTGTCATGGAATGGCAAGATTGCAC GGTTAAGATGGAAATTGATGTTCCAATATCTGTTGCATATAGTTGTTATTCTGACCGTGAAGCAATTCCGAAATGGATGCCTTTCATTTCATCAGTAGAG ATTTTAAAAGATAAACCTGAGCTATCAAAATGGTCACTCAAGTATAATGCATTTGGTCAAGATATTGAATTCTCTTGGCTAGCTCGAAATATGCAG CCAACCCTGAATCAAAAAATCCATTGGAGGTCAATGGAAGGTCTTCCTAACAG AGGAGCTGTGCGTTTCTTCCCCAAAGGCCCTTCATCATGTGTAGTAGAA TTGACAGTTTCATATGAAGTTCCCCAGCTCTTGGCTCCTGTGGCATCG GCACTCCAACCTTTCTTAAAGAGCTTACTTGAACGGGGTCTTGAAAGATTTGCGAGGTTTGCAATGACCTATAAGCCTGGCTAA
- the LOC124915229 gene encoding transcription factor SRM1-like, giving the protein MFGENNSRWTIDGDQFSAWTRIDDKMFEQALVMFPEESTDRWRKIADRIPGKSMEEVLCHYDALVHDVQEIDSGRIDLPNYSDDSEWGENESKLGQISFGSTMGIRSKNTDVERKKGTPWTEEEHRLFLVGLQKYGKGDWRSISRNVVVTRTPTQVASHAQKYYLRQNSVRKERKRSSIHDITSTTASSADTSSSSMAGYIQDYSYEM; this is encoded by the exons ATGTTCGGCGAAAACAATAGTAGGTGGACGATCGACGGTGATCAATTCTCGGCATGGACGAGGATAGATGACAAGATGTTCGAGCAGGCGTTAGTTATGTTTCCAGAGGAATCAACCGATCGGTGGCGAAAGATAGCCGACAGGATACCTGGAAAGTCCATGGAAGAGGTTTTGTGTCATTACGATGCTCTAGTCCACGATGTTCAGGAGATCGACTCTGGTCGGATCGACTTGCCGAATTACTCTGATGACTCGGAGTGGGGAGAGAACGAGTCCAAGTTAGGCCAGATCTCGTTCGGGTCCACTATGGGAATTAGGTCTAAGAACACAGATGTGGAGAGGAAGAAAGGAACACCATGGACAGAAGAAGAACACAG GTTATTTCTAGTTGGTCTTCAGAAATATGGAAAAGGAGATTGGAGAAGCATTTCTAGGAACGTAGTGGTAACAAGAACTCCAACACAAGTGGCTAGCCATGCCCAGAAATATTACCTTCGCCAGAACTCGGTAAGGAAGGAGAGGAAAAGGTCAAGCATTCATGATATCACCAGTACCACTGCTTCTTCTGCAGATACTTCTTCTTCATCGATGGCCGGGTATATTCAAGATTACAGTTATGAAATGTAG
- the LOC124914413 gene encoding uricase, giving the protein MVNEIDGLKLDQMHGKSRVRVARVWKTKDGFYSMSEWNVNISLLSDCLPAYTHDDNSDIVATDTMKNTVYVKAKESSEQISVEEFAIKLGIHFTSFYHQVTTAIIKIVEKPWERISVNGSLHNHGFKLGSAKHTTEVMVNKGGSLRLVSGIEGLALLKTTKSGFEGFVRDKYTMLPDTRERMLATEVTASWRYHFESISSIPKKSLYFEERFLEVREVLINTFFGPPKEGVYSPSVQRTLYQMGSAVLGRFLEINSIQLKMPNIHFLPVNLSTKENPSILKFEDDVFLPTDEPHGTIAASLTRTLSRI; this is encoded by the exons ATGGTGAACGAAATAGATGGATTGAAGTTGGACCAGATGCACGGAAAGAGCAGGGTGCGGGTGGCTAGGGTTTGGAAGACTAAAGATGGGTTCTACTCTATGTCTGAGTGGAACGTCAACATCAGTCTCCTCTCAGATTGCCTTCCCGCCTATACCCACGATGACAATTCAGATATTGTCGCCACTGATACCATGAAGAACACT GTATATGTCAAAGCAAAAGAATCATCTGAACAAATTTCAGTGGAGGAATTTGCAATAAAACTTGGGATCCACTTCACGTCCTTCTATCACCAG GTTACTACTGCCATAATCAAGATTGTGGAAAAGCCATGGGAGCGGATATCCGTAAATGGTAGCTTGCATAATCATG GTTTCAAACTTGGATCTGCGAAGCACACTACAGAAGTAATGGTTAACAAGGGTGGTTCCCTAAGGTTAGTTTCCGGCATTGAAGGCTTAGCATTGTTGAAGACGACAAAG TCAGGTTTTGAAGGATTTGTTAGAGATAAATATACAATGTTGCCTGACACACGAGAGAGGATGCTGGCAACTGAGGTCACAGCATCATGGAG ATACCATTTTGAATCTATTTCAAGTATTCCCAAGAAATCACTTTACTTTGAAGAGAGGTTCTTGGAGGTGAGAGAGGTTCTGATTAATACTTTCTTCGGTCCCCCCAAAGAGGGTGTTTACAGTCCATCGGTTCAAAGAACCCTATATCAGATGGGGAGTGCCGTACTTGGAag GTTTCTTGAGATCAATTCGATTCAACTGAAGATGCCAAATATTCATTTCCTGCCAGTTAATCTGTCAACCAAAGAGAATCCATCTATTCTGAAG TTTGAAGACGATGTCTTTCTACCAACAGATGAACCGCATGGAACAATTGCAGCTAGTTTGACCCGCACCCTTTCCCGCATTTGA
- the LOC124914879 gene encoding uncharacterized protein LOC124914879 isoform X2 has protein sequence MSAAAAAISVPTPTRSYSSNYSAGRRRCSTINNICFYRHGSPLLNCRSSSSSESPIRYTFFSNKPHRRRTSSAAAWNSPVRPLSVVMEWQDCTCYSDREAIPKWMPFISSVEILKDKPELSKWSLKYNAFGQDIEFSWLARNMQPTLNQKIHWRSMEGLPNRGAVRFFPKGPSSCVVELTVSYEVPQLLAPVASALQPFLKSLLERGLERFARFAMTYKPG, from the exons ATGTctgcggcggcggcggcgatctCTGTTCCGACTCCAACAAGATCATACAGCAGCAATTACTCGGCGGGAAGAAGACGATGCAGCACCATAAACAACATTTGCTTCTACCGCCATGGATCTCCTCTTCTCAATTGCAGAAGCTCATCCTCCTCCGAATCGCCCATTCGCTACACTTTTTTCTCCAATAAACCTCATCGGAGACGAACTTCCTCCGCCGCCGCATGGAATTCGCCGGTCAGACCTCTCTCTGTTGTCATGGAATGGCAAGATTGCAC TTGTTATTCTGACCGTGAAGCAATTCCGAAATGGATGCCTTTCATTTCATCAGTAGAG ATTTTAAAAGATAAACCTGAGCTATCAAAATGGTCACTCAAGTATAATGCATTTGGTCAAGATATTGAATTCTCTTGGCTAGCTCGAAATATGCAG CCAACCCTGAATCAAAAAATCCATTGGAGGTCAATGGAAGGTCTTCCTAACAG AGGAGCTGTGCGTTTCTTCCCCAAAGGCCCTTCATCATGTGTAGTAGAA TTGACAGTTTCATATGAAGTTCCCCAGCTCTTGGCTCCTGTGGCATCG GCACTCCAACCTTTCTTAAAGAGCTTACTTGAACGGGGTCTTGAAAGATTTGCGAGGTTTGCAATGACCTATAAGCCTGGCTAA
- the LOC124915720 gene encoding transcription repressor OFP13-like, producing the protein MKIPFLSRNQHSSSPPEDQDHIFKTVNSIFFYQEDDSSTSFTNSSSQSARLSLEDEESYDNMDTMIIGGLNSERLFYDPHGTRSLLRVREPKTVLPFEEESVALAMESADPYRDFRKSMEEMMEIHGLKDWDSWEELLGWYLRMNGKINHGFIVGAFIDLLVRMSPAQSSDSDSTTSISSSSRSPVTRQKEKLTRPK; encoded by the coding sequence ATGAAGATCCCATTTCTCTCCAGAAACCAACACTCATCATCCCCACCAGAAGATCAAGATCACATTTTCAAGACAGtaaactcaattttcttctACCAAGAAGACGACTCCTCCACATCTTTCACCAACTCATCATCCCAATCCGCAAGGTTATCACTAGAAGACGAAGAATCATATGATAACATGGACACAATGATCATAGGCGGGTTGAACTCGGAGAGACTGTTCTACGATCCCCATGGCACCAGATCGCTACTTAGAGTTAGAGAACCAAAAACAGTACTGCCTTTCGAGGAGGAAAGCGTAGCCTTGGCCATGGAGTCTGCCGATCCATACAGAGATTTCAGGAAATCAATGGAGGAGATGATGGAAATTCATGGATTGAAAGATTGGGATAGCTGGGAAGAGTTGTTGGGATGGTATTTGAGGATGAACGGTAAGATCAACCATGGGTTTATTGTTGGAGCTTTTATAGATCTTCTTGTTAGGATGTCCCCGGCCCAAAGTTCTGATTCTGATTCTACTacctctatttcttcttcttctcgatCTCCAGTTACGAGACAGAAAGAGAAATTAACAAGACCAAAATga
- the LOC124914672 gene encoding probable folate-biopterin transporter 7, whose protein sequence is MDKKNSSNKINMKSKGGGEESTMMMRKVLLGLGFWVQGLRCFPWMGVNYYLKDNLRVDATTLQLLQNSANLPMVAKPVYGLISDSFYIAGQHRIPYIAFGAILQSLSWLAIAFYPSEASFSTITICLLLGNLGASIVEVANDAVVAETSQSSSGGLQSFVWMASSLGGVMGNLLGGIAIEKFSPKGMFVIFGLILGMQHLLTLFIRESYLNLPKGSSDMSIRKQFNELVSALKRPEISRSITWLAFSYGIIPSLAGTMFFYQSQHLGIDSSAIGISKVFGQVAMLLWGIVYNQRLRSWTPRRLITTIQCVMGIFVVSDYLFVKGIYRSLWVPDTVYVVLFSGLIEVLCFFKILPFTIVMAQLCPHGCEGSLMAFVMSTVALAFIVSGYFGVVLSSYVGVTAEDGFSKLPFALIIQSVCMFLPIYWSSCIPELPSKSKKKET, encoded by the exons ATGGATAAGAAGAATAGCAGTAACAAAATCAACATGAAATCtaaaggaggaggagaagaatcGACGATGATGATGAGGAAGGTGTTGTTGGGGTTAGGGTTCTGGGTGCAGGGGCTAAGGTGTTTTCCATGGATGGGTGTTAATTACTACCTAAAGGATAATCTTCGAGTTGATGCAACAACCCTTCAACTCCTTCAAAATTCGGCTAATCTTCCTATGGTTGCTAAACCTGTTTATGGCCTCATTTCTGATTCTTTCTACATTGCTGGCCAACATCGCATCCCTTACATTGCTTTTGGAG CTATTCTACAATCACTGTCATGGCTAGCTATTGCGTTTTATCCGTCAGAAGCATCTTTCTCTACTATAACAATATGCCTCCTGTTGGGGAATCTGGGTGCTTCAATTGTTGAGGTTGCCAACGATGCTGTCGTTGCAGAAACCTCGCAGTCATCTTCGGGGGGTTTGCAGTCGTTTGTCTGGATGGCTAGTTCGTTAGGCGGAGTAATGGGGAACCTTCTCGGTGGAATTGCTATCGAGAAGTTTTCTCCAAAGGGAATGTTCGTTATATTCGGTCTTATACTTGGTATGCAACATCTATTAACACTTTTCATTCGTGAAAGTTATTTGAACCTCCCGAAAGGATCATCAGACATGAGCATCCGAAAGCAATTCAACGAGCTCGTGTCAGCCCTTAAAAGACCCGAGATCTCGCGATCAATAACTTGGCTTGCATTTTCCTATGGAATAATTCCTTCTCTAGCCGGGACAATGTTCTTCTACCAATCGCAGCATTTAGGGATTGATTCGTCGGCTATCGGTATCTCCAAGGTGTTTGGACAAGTTGCTATGCTTCTATGGGGCATAGTGTATAATCAAAGGTTGAGATCATGGACACCGAGGAGATTGATCACGACTATCCAATGTGTGATGGGCATTTTCGTGGTGTCGGATTATTTGTTCGTGAAAGGGATTTATAGAAGTTTGTGGGTGCCCGATACGGTTTATGTGGTTTTGTTTTCGGGTTTGATCGaggttttgtgtttttttaagatattgCCGTTTACTATTGTAATGGCGCAACTTTGTCCGCATGGATGTGAAGGTTCGTTGATGGCGTTTGTGATGTCGACAGTAGCTTTGGCGTTTATCGTGAGCGGTTATTTTGGAGTCGTTCTTTCGTCTTACGTTGGTGTGACGGCGGAAGATGGGTTTTCGAAATTGCCGTTTGCTTTGATTATACAATCCGTTTGCATGTTCTTGCCGATATATTGGTCGTCTTGTATACCGGAATTGCCTTCCAAATCGAAAAAGAAAGAAACAtaa
- the LOC124914022 gene encoding probable pectate lyase 5 — MINCFLLLLLLPSSSSVSLNIHYYTKRREGSSISSSSEAAAKSLIMLPSPNNIIITILLLFLFALPPTISSSSFNLLPNQHHDPQSVVEEFQRRLNVSTTTRRRMLETSKDQVASTCSTGNPIDDCWKCDPNWAQNRQRLADCGIGFGHATTGGKGGRIYTVTDSSDHDTVNPTPGTLRHAVIQDEPLWIIFSGNMLIKLKHELIFNSQKTIDGRGAQVVITGGGCITIQYVSNVIIHGIQIRDCYPTGNTLIRSSPTHIGYRSKSDGDGVSIFSSNNIWIDHCTLSHCTDGLIDVIMGSTAITISNNYFSRHDEVMLLGHDDNYLPDSGMQVTIAFNRFGEGLVQRMPRCRRGYIHVVNNDFTEWKMYAIGGSGNPTINSQGNRYTAPSNDDAKEVTKRVETSDGAWADWNWRSDGDIMVNGAFFVESGQGMAAQYSKASSIDPKSATLIEHITINAGSFGGPRGDTSGASPLYSGHNNGGSSTGGNSNSGNNQDVFGLIIDGISGSGARRRMLLSPSPSSTTVFCIIMVTLSLTIITYFDDAASPLLLF; from the exons ATGAttaattgttttcttcttctccttcttcttccctCTTCTTCCTCTGTGAGCTTAAATATCCATTATTATACAAAGAGAAGAGAGGGAAgctctatttcttcttcttcagaagCAGCAGCAAAATCATTGATAATGCTTCCCAGccctaataatattattattactattctCTTGCTCTTCCTTTTTGCACTCCCTCCCACCATCTCATCCTCCTCCTTCAACCTTCTTCCCAATCAGCACCACGACCCTCAATCTGTAGTTGAAGAATTTCAAAG GAGGCTCAATGTCTCCACCACAACAAGGCGGCGAATGCTCGAAACCTCCAAGGATCAAGTGGCCTCCACCTGCTCGACAGGAAACCCAATCGACGACTGCTGGAAATGCGACCCAAATTGGGCGCAAAATCGCCAGCGTCTTGCCGACTGCGGAATAGGGTTCGGCCACGCCACAACCGGAGGAAAAGGAGGACGGATCTACACGGTAACAGACTCCTCCGACCACGACACAGTCAATCCAACCCCAGGAACTCTCCGACACGCAGTTATTCAAGATGAACCACTCTGGATCATCTTCTCCGGTAACATGTTAATAAAACTCAAACACGAACTTATTTTTAACAGTCAGAAAACAATAGATGGTAGAGGAGCTCAAGTCGTGATTACCGGCGGCGGATGCATAACAATCCAGTATGTCAGCAACGTTATTATCCACGGAATCCAGATCCGCGACTGTTATCCGACAGGAAACACATTGATAAGGTCTTCGCCGACACACATCGGGTACAGATCGAAGTCTGACGGCGACGGCGTGTCGATATTTTCGTCGAACAATATCTGGATTGATCACTGCACTCTTTCGCATTGCACGGATGGATTAATCGACGTGATAATGGGTTCGACGGCTATAACGATATCGAACAATTACTTCTCTCGTCACGATGAGGTTATGCTTTTAGGTCACGACGACAATTACTTGCCGGATTCAGGAATGCAGGTGACGATTGCGTTTAATAGATTCGGTGAGGGTTTAGTTCAGAGAATGCCGCGATGCCGGCGAGGATATATCCATGTTGTCAATAATGATTTCACTGAATGGAAAATGTATGCAATCGGCGGCAGCGGAAATCCGACCATCAACAGTCAGGGCAATAGGTATACGGCGCCGTCTAATGACGACGCTAAGGAG GTGACAAAACGCGTGGAAACGAGTGATGGGGCATGGGCAGATTGGAATTGGAGATCTGATGGGGATATAATGGTAAATGGTGCATTCTTTGTTGAATCTGGACAAGGTATGGCCGCACAGTATTCTAAGGCCTCAAGTATCGACCCAAAGTCTGCTACTCTAATAGAACACATCACTATCAATGCCGGTTCTTTTGGTGGGCCAAG GGGAGATACGAGTGGCGCTAGCCCATTATACTCTGGACACAACAATGGTGGAAGCTCCACCGGGGGCAATTCCAATTCCGGTAACAATCAAGATGTGTTTGGACTTATAATTGATGGTATTAGCGGCAGTGGCGCGAGGAGGAGAATGTTGTTGTCGCCTTCACCTTCTTCAACTACTGTTTTCTGTATTATCATGGTTACTCTCAGTTTAACCATTATAACATACTTTGATGATGCTGCCTCGCCATTGTtactattttaa
- the LOC124916414 gene encoding zinc finger CCCH domain-containing protein 19-like produces the protein MDTGHSSASSTLPWIWVIEALAKETEVDMSVLIELAAKTPEISDEVGKDARNNLILRGLEDLNATGSTPIIEIDKLTDHEDMRQILTSEKFPSRNEGSDIQTLIQNIRRSLPKSALERIKDAICEGRHPILESLKKSSRLSMSDDLLDNHEARRNAVQFKGKEKVQAFQLKGKGKVHSDQVTSMRRKLPCYQSAHSNQSLQDPIKINHVSSQCKRIDPTSHDKLPEHLNAGNCSKDESDSLLHIAKKAKDAASKKNETAKDLLLSPVVSNELSENLAETVSHLHIAKKAKPAVSKKNEATKYVSARVSNELSENLLETDSRLHIAKKAKPAVSKKNEVTKDVSAMVSNELSENLAETDSHVHIAKKAKPAVSKKNETTKDVSAMVSNELSENLLETDSRLHIAKKAKPAVSKKNEVTKDVSAMVSNELPENLLETDSRVHIAKKAKPAVSKKNETTKDVSAMVSNELSENLVETTVISIVDKLDRLRSKEVSHDDGSGKNNFLKEKNNDHPIGPSVCSLDDRAKMKCVDVDDDDGETEGDSDGIDDEKIDIEIEKQRFLKSKGTFSEDTFSATQNTELNLCIKCNRDGQLLICKTRTCTISVHPSCLGYDAPSPFYCPFCTHSNAISVHLESKKESSLARESLRAFEAFKNESLPKRYVMKGKKQCTHNKHQKEPLESCLGGNQRSRRSSGVIDKEYVGSECETEHNLRGEQITKKQAHSILCREMVVINLEEDDDIPEDTNKPREK, from the exons ATGGATACGGGGCATTCCTCTGCTTCTTCAACCCTTCCATGGATTTGGGTGATTGAAGCCTTAGCAAAAGAGACGGAAGTTGATATGTCTGTATTAATCG AATTAGCTGCAAAGACACCTGAAATATCTGATGAAGTAGGAAAAGATGCTAGAAACAACCTTATTTTGAGAGGCTTGGAAGATCTTAATGCAACTGGTTCAACTCCAATTATTGAGATTGATAAATTAACGGATCATGAAGATATGCGTCAAATATTGACAAGTGAGAAG TTCCCTTCGAGAAATGAGGGATCAGATATTCAGACCCTTATTCAGAACATAAGACGCAGTTTGCCTAAATCTGCTTTAGAACGG ATAAAAGATGCAATTTGTGAAGGTCGTCATCCAATCCTTGAATCCTTGAAGAAGAGCAGTAGATTATCAATGAGTGATGATTTATTAGATAATCATGAAGCTAGGCGCAATGCAGTACAATTCAAAGGTAAAGAAAAAGTTCAAGCCTTTCAACTCAAGGGTAAAGGAAAAGTCCACAGTGACCAAGTAACTTCAATGCGAAGGAAGCTACCTTGTTATCAATCTGCACATTCTAATCAGAGCCTGCAAGATCCAATAAAGATAAACCATGTTTCCTCTCAGTGCAAAAGGATTGATCCAACATCACATGATAAATTACCAGAACACCTGAATGCCGGAAATTGTTCTAAGGATGAGAGTGATTCCCTTTTACATATTGCCAAGAAGGCTAAAGATGCTGCTAGCAAGAAAAATGAAACCGCTAAAGATTTGTTATTATCTCCAGTGGTTTCAAATGAACTGTCAGAGAATTTGGCTGAGACAGTTTCCCATTTACATATTGCCAAGAAGGCTAAACCTGCTGTTAGCAAGAAAAATGAAGCCACTAAGTATGTATCTGCAAGGGTTTCAAATGAACTGTCAGAGAATTTGCTTGAGACAGATTCCCGTTTACATATTGCCAAGAAGGCTAAACCTGCTGTTAGCAAGAAAAATGAAGTCACTAAGGATGTATCTGCAATGGTTTCAAATGAACTGTCAGAGAATTTGGCTGAGACAGATTCCCATGTACATATTGCCAAGAAGGCTAAACCTGCTGTTAGCAAGAAAAATGAAACCACTAAGGATGTATCTGCAATGGTTTCAAATGAACTGTCAGAGAATTTGCTTGAGACAGATTCCCGTTTACATATTGCCAAGAAGGCTAAACCTGCTGTTAGCAAGAAAAATGAAGTCACTAAGGATGTATCTGCAATGGTTTCAAATGAACTGCCAGAGAATTTGCTTGAGACAGATTCCCGTGTACATATTGCCAAGAAGGCTAAACCTGCTGTTAGCAAGAAAAATGAAACCACTAAGGATGTATCTGCAATGGTTTCTAATGAACTGTCAGAGAATTTGGTTGAGACGACAGTTATATCCATAGTGGATAAATTGGATAGACTGAGGTCTAAGGAGGTTAGCCATGATGATGGTTCTGGTAAGAACAACTTTTTGAAGGAAAAAAACAATGATCATCCAATAGGACCATCAGTTTGTTCTCTCGATGACAGAGCCAAAATGAAGTgtgttgatgttgatgatgatgatggagaAACTGAGGGCGATAGTGATGGCATTGATGATGAAAAGATTGATATTGAGATTGAAAAACAAAGATTCCTAAAATCTAAGGGCACATTCAGTGAAGACACTTTTTCAGCAACTCAAAATACAGAGTTAAATCTCTGTATAAAGTGTAACAGAGATGGGCAGTTGCTGATTTGCAAAACGAGAACCTGTACAATTAGTGTCCACCCAAGTTGCTTAGGTTATGATGCCCCCTCACCCTTTTATTGTCCATTTTGTACACATTCTAATGCCATTTCTGTGCATCTTGAATCAAAGAAAGAGTCATCCTTAGCAAGGGAATCTCTTAGAGCTTTCGAGGCGTTTAAGAATGAATCCCTGCCGAAAAGATATGTTATGAAGGGAAAAAAACAGTGTACTCATAATAAGCATCAAAAGGAACCTTTGGAATCATGTCTTGGTGGCAATCAGCGTTCTCGAAGATCATCTGGTGTAATAGATAAGGAATATGTTGGGTCTGAGTGTGAAACTGAACATAACTTGAGAGGTGAACAGATTACTAAAAAGCAAGCACACAGTATTCTATGCAGAGAGATGGTGGTGATTaatcttgaagaagatgatgacaTTCCCGAAGATACAAACAAGCCAAGGGAGAAGTAA
- the LOC124914023 gene encoding serine/threonine protein phosphatase 2A 57 kDa regulatory subunit B' beta isoform-like, which translates to MFDKIMKRGQKKVAKAEPIEPPGNPNSALGVTVNHASRTGLSSGSQSPIPTPTTLSIPSTGVVEVLPLLKDVPATERHVLFIKKLQICCLSFDFSDTMKSAREKEIKRQALTEIIDLVQSGSFKLNETLQEELIRMISANVFRSMPPAAHENTGTEVADPEEDEVYLEPTWPHLQLVYELLLRYIVSPDMDTKVAKKFIDHSFILKVIDLFDSEDPREREYLKMVLHRVYGKFMVHRPFIRNAMNNVFYKYVFETDQRHCGLVELLEIIGSIINGLALPMKEEHKLFLVRALIPLHKPKSITSYHHQLSYCITQFVEKDYKLADVVIKGLLKYWPITNSGKEVLFLGELEEVLEITQSIEFQHILVPLFRQLGHCLNNAHFQVAERALFLWNNDHVVSLIGQNRQVILPIIFEALERNMEGHWNQAIHGLSGNVRRMFLEMDGELFEECDKLYAEKLAKASDLEKKRELTWKQLEAAAAVKPKTGKTKGKTGKGKTKR; encoded by the exons ATGTTTGACAAAATTATGAAACGTGGGCAAAAGAAAGTTGCCAAAGCCGAACCAATCGAACCACCCGGCAATCCAAATTCCGCACTAGGTGTCACCGTTAACCACGCTTCTCGTACCGGTCTCTCTTCAGGCTCCCAGTCGCCGATTCCAACTCCGACCACTCTCTCCATTCCAAGTACCGGCGTCGTCGAGGTCCTACCCTTGTTGAAAGACGTACCCGCGACCGAACGCCACGTCCTCTTCATCAAAAAGCTTCAAATCTGCTGTCTCTCATTCGATTTCTCAGACACAATGAAGTCCGCCCGTGAGAAGGAAATCAAAAGACAAGCCCTCACCGAAATTATCGATTTGGTTCAATCTGGATCGTTTAAGTTAAACGAAACCCTTCAAGAAGAGTTAATCAGGATGATTTCGGCTAACGTTTTCAGAAGTATGCCACCTGCAGCTCACGAAAACACTGGAACTGAGGTTGCGGAtcctgaagaagatgaagtttaTTTGGAACCAACATGGCCACACTTGCAACTTGTCTATGAATTACTCCTCAGATACATAGTTTCACCAGATATGGACACTAAAGTTGCAAAGAAATTCATTGATCATTCTTTCATATTAAAAGTGATTGACTTATTCGATTCGGAAGATCCCCGAGAGAGGGAGTATTTGAAGATGGTTCTCCATCGAGTCTATGGAAAGTTTATGGTTCATCGTCCCTTCATTAGGAACGCGATGAACAATGTCTTCTACAAGTATGTTTTCGAAACAGATCAGAGGCATTGCGGGTTGGTAGAGTTGTTGGAGATAATTGGGAGCATAATCAATGGGCTTGCACTTCCAATGAAAGAAGAACATAAGTTATTCCTTGTTCGAGCACTCATTCCACTTCATAAGCCTAAATCTATCACTTCATATCACCACCAATTATCGTATTGCATCACTCAATTTGTCGAGAAAGATTATAAATTGGCAGATGTTGTTATTAAAGGGCTATTGAAGTATTGGCCAATCACCAACAGTGGGAAAGAGGTTCTCTTTCTTGGAGAATTAGAAGAAGTTTTGGAAATTACACAGTCAATAGAGTTTCAACATATCCTTGTACCTCTTTTCAGGCAACTTGGACATTGCCTCAACAACGCTCATTTTCAG GTGGCAGAACGTGCGCTATTCTTGTGGAACAACGATCACGTAGTGAGCTTGATTGGGCAAAACCGACAAGTAATTTTACCCATAATCTTTGAAGCACTAGAAAGGAATATGGAGGGACATTGGAACCAGGCGATTCACGGTCTGTCTGGGAATGTGAGGAGAATGTTTTTGGAAATGGACGGTGAACTGTTCGAAGAGTGCGATAAACTCTACGCTGAAAAACTAGCTAAAGCTAGTGATTTGGAGAAAAAACGCGAATTGACGTGGAAACAACTTGAAGCAGCTGCTGCAGTAAAACCAAAAACTGGTAAAACAAAAGGAAAAACTGGCAAAGGAAAAACAAAACGATGA